AAGAAAATAGCTGGATTCGTGTAGTCACCTCTAAGGGAACTAAAAGAGATCTAAGTTTTCATTACGCAAAAGTGGTTAATGATGGGTTCTCGTTGATCCTACAAAAAAGTTCTATCGAAAAAATCTCCTTTGAATATATGGGTCTTATTGATGCAGATATGATATTAGAGAACAATTTTTTTGAAAAGATAATAGATAGGTTTGAGAAAAACCCCAGTCTAGGTATTGCCAGTGGAAATGCAGTATATTACAATGGTGATAAATTAATTGCTGAAGAAGGCAGAGAAAATCTTCCCATTGGTGGCTTGAGAGTCTGGAAGAAAGAATGCTTTATAGAAACAGGAGGCTTTCCAATAAGCTACTCCGCAGATTCCGTATCAAATGTTCTAGCTATTTTACGTGGCTGGGACACAAAAAAATTCAATGATATTGTAGGAATTCAAACAAGAAGAACCAGCAGCGCTGAAGGTTTATGGAAAGGATACAGGACTAAAGGCGAATCCGACTATTACAGAGATTATCATCCTCTCTATGTTATTTTCAAGTTTATAAAATATAGTCTAACAAGTCCTTCATATATAGGAATTGCATATTTAGGAGGGTATATAAGAGGGATTATAAAAATTAGAAATAAGATCGACATTCCAGAAGTTAGAAAATACTATCGAAATAAACACCTTGAAGTTGGAAGGTACTATGCAGGGAAATTCAAGTTCAAACTTTGATATTCAATATAATCCAAGTAGAAGAACCAAATTTCTGTTAATGGGTTTGTTATTAGCATTGAATATCATAATTAGAATCCCCAGCATACCACATGAAAAAGGTTATGATTCCTTCTTTATACATAACTTAGCAAATTCATTAACAATATTTGGTTCTGCAAAATGGTGGATAAACTGGTTGTCTGTCTTTGGATTTTACCCGGATTCATATTCCAGTGCTGTACCTTTCACTCTTTCTGGAATGTCCCAAGTAATGGGAATTGAAATGGAAAAAACAATTCTATTATTTTGTATAATTATAGGGATTTTTGGAATATGTACCATATATGTTTTTGCAGAACGTATTTACAATAGCTTTCAGTTTAAATATATAATGAGTCTATTTTTGTCTCTAGCGCCAGGTTTCATGTTATTTACCACATGGGAAGTAAGTACCAGAGGACAATTTATAGTTTTTTTCCCATTATTCCTTTACATATTATTGAAAGAAGAGTTCAAATTTAAAAAATATATTTTATTACCTACTTGTCTTATATTTATTTTTTCGACCCATCATTATGCATTTTTTTTAGTACCAATTAGTATAATATACATATTCCTTAAAGCTATTCAGAATGTGAAACCGGAACTCTTCAAGATATCATATCTAAATTATGTACTTTTAGTATTCTTTTTAATAGCTCTAACATGTCCTTTCTTTACAGGATTATTCATATCATCTGGATCGAGATATACATGGATATTGAATGCCATAATTACAAATATAAGACAAACCGGACCATTAGTACTGTTTATACCAGGAGGCTTAGCTTACTTATTCCTAAAAAAGAAGACTTTTGAAGGAATGTTCATGTGCCTAACTATAACTGTGTTGGCTCCAATATTCTATTCTCAAATATATGGACCATTCGTACTCATACTTATTAGTATTTTTATAATAAGCATTGCGTTTAATAATTCATTAAAACTTATGATCACTCATAAGAGCAAATTACTGACAATAGGTATTGTAGCAACCATTCTTCTTTTTGTATCATTTTCAAGCTTTTACAACCATTATCGAACTGGAAGTTCAGATTCTTTTTGGTATATGCAAGAAAGCACTTATGCTTCTGGCACATGGGCAAAAAATCATATCCCTGAGAATGCTCGTGGATTGGATACAGGAATGGAAACTTCCCGATTTCTTGCAATATCAGAAGCACATCCAATAACTACATCTGAAGATATTTTAAATCTAGTTTATGGTTGGACGAACGAAAGCGATATTGTTAGCGTAAAGAATTCACCTTTAAGTTTACAATATTATTTTGAAGGACCATATTCTAAAGGCGGTAGCTCATTCTCTGGAAAAATGGAGTGGATAAAATACGCTGGAACGAGTGGAAGTCTTAGAAACTTTGATTATTTTATTCAAGATAAATACCAGTATAAACCAATAATTGACAAGGTAAAGATCGAATCAAACTTAATCTATGACAGCCCTCGGATTTCTATCTGGGAAATAGCGTAATAAGAGAATGTTAGACTAATTTGAGTAGGTATCAACAATTCTAGTATCAATTTATTTTATATTAATAAGGATTCCAGATCACATTACATAGGACTTACGCATTTGAGATTCAAAATCAGGGCCAGTGGACCTTGCTGTGAAATCGTTGGTTTAGACAGTTGAAGGT
This window of the Methanosarcina mazei S-6 genome carries:
- a CDS encoding glycosyltransferase, giving the protein MTRKSNYVLMTPCKNEEKSLPKLAESIINQTLTPNLWLIINDNSTDNSPEILRELEKENSWIRVVTSKGTKRDLSFHYAKVVNDGFSLILQKSSIEKISFEYMGLIDADMILENNFFEKIIDRFEKNPSLGIASGNAVYYNGDKLIAEEGRENLPIGGLRVWKKECFIETGGFPISYSADSVSNVLAILRGWDTKKFNDIVGIQTRRTSSAEGLWKGYRTKGESDYYRDYHPLYVIFKFIKYSLTSPSYIGIAYLGGYIRGIIKIRNKIDIPEVRKYYRNKHLEVGRYYAGKFKFKL